From the genome of Pungitius pungitius chromosome 21, fPunPun2.1, whole genome shotgun sequence, one region includes:
- the uros gene encoding uroporphyrinogen-III synthase gives MHVLLLKEPRDVESGPDPYIKDLATHGHKATLIPVLSFKFVSLNTLSDKLFQPEKYGGLVFTSPRAVEAVKMCLEAEERREEWNSSIKEKWNSSSIYVVGKATAALVGNLGLKALGEDTGTADVLSRLIIEREDTNILPLFFPCGSIKREVLPTALKSNGVPLETLTVYQTAEHPDLEKNLKNYFTEQGAPASVAFFSPSGVKFCLEVVRRLSGDRLTQIKFAAIGPTTRDAMAAEGLRVCCTAEKPTAEHLAAAIAKALQQPPTGRSA, from the exons ATGCACGTGCTGCTTCTAAAAGAGCCTAGGGATGTCGAGTCTGGACCTGATCCTTACATCAAG GACTTGGCAACACATGGCCATAAAGCAACCCTAATTCCTGTGCTGTCTTTTAAGTTTGTCTCATTAAACACATTGTCCGATAAG CTTTTCCAACCAGAAAAGTATGGAGGTCTTGTATTTACCAGTCCGAGGGCAGTGGAGGCTGTAAAGATGTGCTTAGAAGCAGAAGAAAGGAGGGAAG AATGGAACAGCTCCATTAAAGAGAAATGGAACAGCAGCTCCATCTATGTGGTTGGTAAAGCAACTGCTGCACTGG TGGGGAATCTGGGTCTGAAGGCTTTGGGCGAGGACACGGGGACAGCAGATGTCCTATCACGTCTTATCATTGAAC gaGAGGACACAAATATTCtacccctttttttcccctgtggCTCAATCAAAAGAGAAGTGTTGCCCACGGCTTTAAAGAGTAATG gaGTTCCCCTCGAGACGCTGACTGTCTATCAAACAGCTGAACATCCAGATCTGGAGAAAAATCTAAAGAACTATTTCACAGAGCAG GGCGCCCCGGCCAGCGTCGCTTTCTTCAGTCCATCGGGAGTGAAGTTTTGCTTAGAGGTGGTACGGAGGCTGTCGGGGGACCGGCTGACTCAGATAAAG tTTGCAGCCATAGGGCCTACTACACGAGACGCCATGGCGGCAGAAGGCCTGCGTGTCTGCTGCACTGCAGAGAAGCCAACAGCCGAACACCTGGCAGCAGCAATAGCCAAAGCTCTACAGCAACCCCCCACGGGCCGCAGCGCTTAA
- the bccip gene encoding protein BCCIP homolog has product MASSAKRRAVGLAENPEESENSSDDKSEADADSGEEDSDASEEEINEEVMVDFEAHTISVNDFNGVKRLLQQLFLKAHVNTSEMTDLIIQQNHVGSVIKQAEVPDDSDDDDPDEVFGFITLLNLTERKDVQCVEELKELVVDQCEKNSTHSVTEQLEQILNDASKPVGLLVSERFINVPPQIALPLHKQLQEELADAQRTNKPSEKCHYCLMISKTCKEAKSVPARGGAPKDEYMFVNAEEEFFYEQAILKFHYSVQEETDTCLSGRWSFEDVPMKPFRTVMLIPADRMPAIMTKLTEYLTV; this is encoded by the exons ATGGCTTCTTCGGCTAAGAGAAGAGCAGTAGGTTTGGCTGAAAATCCCGAGGAAAGTGAAAACAGCTCCGATGACAAGTCGGAGGCTGATGCTGATTCCGGGGAGGAAGACAGCGATGCATCAGAGGAGGAAATCAACGAG GAGGTCATGGTTGACTTTGAAGCCCACACCATCTCGGTCAACGACTTCAACGGTGTCAAGAGACTCTTACAACAG CTCTTCCTGAAGGCCCATGTAAACACTTCAGAGATGACAGATCTCATCATTCAACAGAATCACGTTGGAAGTGTCATCAAG CAAGCTGAGGTGCCAGATGACAGCGATGATGACGATCCAGATGAAGTATTTGGCTTCATCACTTTGCTCAACCTGACCGAGAGAAAG GATGTGCAATGTGTGGAAGAGTTGAAGGAGCTGGTCGTGGATCAGTGCGAGAAGAACTCTACCCACAGTGTAACGGAACAGCTCGAGCAGATCCTCAACGACGCCAGCAAGCCCGTTGGGCTGCTTGTGAGTGAGCGCTTCATCAACGTGCCCCCGCAGATCGCCCTGCCACTGCACAAACAACTCCA GGAAGAATTAGCTGATGCTCAGAGGACAAACAAGCCCAGTGAGAAGTGTCACTATTGTCTTATGATCAGCAAAACCTGCAAAGAGGCAAAGAGTGTTCCAGCCAGAGGAGGAGCTCCCAAAGATGAATACATGTTTGTCAATGCAGAGGAGGAATTCTTCTATGAG CAAGCCATCTTGAAGTTCCACTACTCGGtccaggaagagacagacaccTGTTTGAGCGGCAGGTGGTCATTCGAAGATGTACCCATGAAACCTTTCAGGACAGTGATGCTGATTCCAGCAGACAGAATGCCTGCCATCATGACCAAACTCACAGAATATCTAACTGTGTGA
- the mmp21 gene encoding matrix metallopeptidase-21, translated as MLTSIQRMIFLFWTSICSADAEKLFHSRDHSDVQTLIPHQAEVITNKYTAELFLSRYGFIKPVNWEDVQFEDTDTPVHADFLDDLGDVIQEGTLHRSRDAPRDADPHDPNSREFISALKEFQRVSGLPATGVFDEVTKVAMNKPRCGVPDKEIGLDAPVAPEEDSALDARGSGSEPWTESDPLSDVIDESSSFGAPETFEDDVLVASDAERGLASISNDTRANHTDEVDSYDPYLNNTSANSSHVVNGRQSPAVRRRKRHLAALVSKNRSRRDLRETGYMAFSKRVLKWRLMGEGYSSQLSVEEQRYIFRLAFRMWSEVSPLEFVEDTRSALEDIDIKLGFGTGRHLGCNQRFDGTGQEFAHAWFLGDIHFDDDEHFTTPNAGSGISLLKVAVHEIGHVLGLPHIYRAGSIMQPSYLPQESGFEMDWMDRKAVQHLYGGCKGRFNTAFDWIRKEKTPYGEVVIRFNTYFMRNGWYWLYENRNNRTRFGDPVILQAGWRGIPSDGVDAYVHVWSRKRDAVYFFKGARFWRYDSENDQAFKQDPEGHRYPRLISEGFPGVFAPIDTAFYDRRDSHIYFFKNTLVYAFDVEANRLARGFPKNIRDVFPPVVSGDHPDGSIDASYFSYTHNAVFLLKGTRFWQVLGSRDRWRRPSLPRNGLLPHKEVDQHWFDICNVHPTALKLTR; from the exons ATGCTGACTTCTATCCAGCGgatgattttccttttttggacCAGCATTTGCTCAGCCGATGCAGAGAAGCTTTTCCACAGCCGGGATCATTCCGATGTGCAGACCCTTATTCCTCACCAAGCGGAGGTtataacaaacaaatacacagcgGAG TTATTTCTCTCTAGATATGGATTCATTAAGCCGGTGAACTGGGAGGATGTCCAGTTTGAAGACACTGACACGCCGGTTCACGCCGACTTCCTGGACGACCTTGGAGACGTGATCCAGGAAGGAACATTGCATCGGTCGAGGGATGCTCCGCGGGATGCCGATCCCCACGACCCCAACAGCAGAGAGTTCATCTCAGCTCTTAAAGAGTTTCAGAGAGTATCGGGTCTGCCTGCCACAGGTGTGTTTGATGAGGTCACCAAGGTGGCAATGAACAAACCCAGGTGCGGAGTCCCTGACAAGGAGATCGGCCTGGACGCCCCTGTGGCACCCGAAGAGGACAGCGCCTTGGACGCCCGTGGCAGCGGAAGCGAGCCTTGGACAGAGTCGGACCCATTAAGCGATGTAATCGACGAGAGTTCTTCTTTTGGTGCCCCTGAAACCTTTGAAGACGACGTATTAGTTGCTAGCGACGCAGAACGCGGTCTCGCCAGCATTTCCAACGACACCAGGGCCAATCACACCGACGAAGTCGACTCATACGATCCCTATTTGAATAACACGTCTGCAAACAGCTCACACGTGGTCAACGGCCGCCAGAGCCCAGCGGTGCGACGCAGGAAACGCCACCTCGCCGCGCTCGTTTCCAAAAACAGGAGCAGGAGAGATCTGAGGGAAACCGGTTACATGGCCTTTTCCAAGCGGGTGTTGAAATGGAGGCTGATGGGCGAAGGGTACAGCAGTCAGCTGTCCGTTGAAGAACAGAGGTACATCTTCAGACTGGCCTTCAGGATGTGGAGCGAGGTGTCTCCCCTGGAGTTTGTGGAGGATACTCGTTCTGCATTAGAGGATATTGACATCAAGCTGGGCTTTGGCACAG GAAGGCATCTGGGTTGCAACCAGAGGTTCGATGGCACTGGTCAAGAATTTGCCCACGCCTGGTTCCTGGGTGATATACACTTTGATGACGACGAACATTTCACCACTCCCAATGCAGGAAGTGGTATCAGTCTACTCAAA GTAGCAGTCCATGAGATCGGCCATGTTCTGGGTCTCCCCCACATCTACAGAGCTGGCTCCATAATGCAGCCCAGTTATCTGCCTCAGGAGTCGGGCTTCGAGATGGACTGGATGGACAGGAAGGCCGTGCAGCACCTCTACG GTGGCTGTAAGGGTCGTTTCAACACAGCATTTGACTGGATCAGAAAGGAGAAGACGCCCTACGGGGAGGTGGTCATCCGCTTTAACACCTATTTCATGAGGAACGGCTGGTACTGGCTGTACGAGAACAGAAATAACCGAACGCGCTTCGGAGATCCAGTCATCCTGCAGGCTGGCTGGCGTGGGATTCCCAGTGACGGAGTGGAtgcgtatgtgcatgtgtggtcCCGAAAAAGGGATGCTGTTTACTTCTTCAAAG GGGCTCGGTTCTGGAGGTACGACAGTGAGAACGATCAGGCGTTCAAACAGGACCCCGAAGGGCACCGCTATCCGAGGTTAATCTCCGAGGGTTTCCCGGGGGTGTTCGCTCCCATTGACACCGCTTTCTATGATAGGAGGGACTCTCACATCTACTTCTTCAAAAACACTCTT GTGTACGCCTTCGACGTGGAAGCCAACAGATTGGCGAGAGGCTTCCCCAAAAACATCAGAGACGTTTTCCCTCCAGTGGTGAGCGGAGACCATCCAGATGGCAGCATCGATGCATCGTACTTCTCCTACACCCACAACGCCGTCTTCCTCCTCAAGGGCACGCGCTTCTGGCAGGTGTTGGGGAGCCGCGATCGCTGGCGCCGGCCCTCTCTCCCGCGAAATGGCCTGCTGCCACACAAGGAGGTGGATCAGCACTGGTTCGACATCTGCAACGTTCATCCCACTGCGCTCAAATTAACCCGCTGA